One segment of Chelmon rostratus isolate fCheRos1 chromosome 17, fCheRos1.pri, whole genome shotgun sequence DNA contains the following:
- the LOC121621232 gene encoding guanine nucleotide-binding protein G(I)/G(S)/G(O) subunit gamma-12-like codes for MSGKMCSSNTVVQAQKLVDQLRVEASMERIKISLTAADLVRYCQDHRRSDPLLTGITASSNPFKDKKTCVLL; via the exons ATGTCGGGAAAGATGTGCAGCAGCAACACCGTTGTTCAGGCACAAAAACTGGTGGATCAACTACGGGTCGAGGCAAGCATGGAGAGAATCAAG ATCTCCCTAACAGCGGCAGACTTGGTCCGGTACTGTCAGGACCACAGGCGCAGTGACCCTCTGCTCACCGGCATCACTGCCTCGTCCAATCCTTTCAAAGACAAGAAGACCTGTGTGCTGCTTTGA
- the fbxw9 gene encoding F-box/WD repeat-containing protein 9: MMSEARVDLYEPGTGTHGDQDGPSLDSVKSASSEASSSDLQRRLPAGHQTSADASPSPSTEASGLLSLPWEMVAHIASHLPAQCVITVLPKVCHALSNVGKDSTAWQLRARRLIGSQAGFPVGPREDFDWPSACVEMEQLITHWTGQGHLVARQTQEDEEEREQVRQQERAGQDGELVAEGQEDGIEDEVEGVGVVAQEVAYGVDEGMEVAMEGEDGEMQPIVGGDQLARLREALEERLEEGAAALMEEERDHRMEFEGQDGALNHREDLADPRNVGNRRQVMMEQCQSPRSPSPPPALECITLSSGHIAQVNSVLLIGGEGAVCATGSRDRNVKLWNLQGGSGGTLLHTLRGQGNFSTHQGWVWCLASEGPLLASGGFDSTVRLWDLQAGGAERGLIRTGAAVLCLSCQTDVLLAGTFDKRVSMYDTRAAEPLVKSLRLHGNAVMCLAADDKYIISGSKDRTVAVYDRRAGKGLKTLRLSTYLLSMSYSGCEVWAGDNRGMLHSFSMQGGTLEPLSQFDVGHTAVVTGIHRSPGSLYTCSSDRTVKVHIPCSPPRTLCTLHHQAGVNALSVEAGILAVSSGNECVDIWRPRK, translated from the exons atGATGTCTGAGGCCAGGGTAGACCTGTATGAACCGGGGACAGGGACACACGGTGACCAGGATGGACCATCTCTTGACTCTGTGAAGTCTGCGAGCAGTGAAGCCTCCAGCTCTGATCTGCAGCG TCGTCTGCCTGCTGGACACCAAACCTCAGCAGATGCTAGCCCCTCACCTTCCACTGAGGCAAGTGGCTTGTTGTCACTGCCATGGGAGATGGTAGCCCACATTGCCTCACACCTTCCTGCTCAGTGTGTCATCACTGTGTTGCCAAAG GTCTGTCATGCACTGAGTAATGTGGGTAAGGACAGCACTGCTTGGCAGCTCCGGGCACGCAGACTAATAGGATCCCAAGCTGGCTTTCCAGTTGGGCCAAGGGAAGACTTTGACTGGCCTTCTGCTTGTGTAGAGATGGAGCAGCTGATAACCCACTGGACAGGCCAAGGGCACCTTGTGGCCAGACAGACCcaagaggatgaggaggagagggaacaaGTGAGACAGCAGGAAAGGGCAGGGCAGGATGGGGAACTAGTTGCAGAAGGACAGGAAGATGGGATAGAGGATGAGGTAGAAGGGGTGGGAGTGGTTGCTCAGGAGGTTGCATATGGTGTTGATGAAGGAATGGAGGTGGCAATGGAAGGTGAGGATGGTGAAATGCAGCCCATTGTAGGTGGGGACCAACTGGCAAGATTGAGAGAGGCGTTGGAAGAGAGACTGGAGGAAGGTGCAGCTGCACTAATGGAAGAAGAAAGGGACCACAGGATGGAGTTTGAAGGCCAAGATGGTGCACTTAATCACCGAGAGGACTTGGCAGACCCCAGGAATGTGGGTAATCGAAGACAGGTAATGATGGAGCAATGTCAATCCCCCAGAAGTCCTAGCCCGCCCCCAGCACTGGAGTGCATCACCCTCTCTTCAGGCCACATTGCCCAGGTCAACTCAGTCCTCCTCATCGGGGGAGAGGGGGCGGTTTGTGCCACAGGTTCCAGAGACAGGAATGTTAAACTGTGGAATCTACAGGGAGGTTCTGGTGGTACACTACTGCACACATTGAGGGGACAGGGTAACTTCAGCACCCATCAGGGCTGGGTCTGGTGCCTGGCATCTGAGGGACCTCTGCTGGCCTCAGGGGGCTTCGACAGCACAGTGAGGCTGTGGGACCTACAGGCAGGTGGTGCAGAGAGGGGCCTGATCAGGACTGGGGCCGCTGTGCTCTGCTTATCCTGTCAGACGGATGTACTGCTGGCTGGTACATTTGACAAGAGGGTCAGCATGTATGACACCAGAG CTGCTGAACCTCTGGTGAAAAGCCTCCGTCTCCATGGTAATGCTGTAATGTGCCTTGCTGCAGATGACAAGTACATCATCTCGGGGAGTAAAGACCGCACTGTGGCTGTCTATGACCGCAGGGCAGGCAAAGGCTTGAAGACACTTCGg CTCAGCACTTACTTGCTATCTATGAGCTACAGTGGCTGTGAAGTATGGGCAGGAGACAACAGGGGCATGCTCCACTCCTTTTCCATGCAGGGTGGGACCTTAGAACCCCTGTCCCAGTTTGATGTGGGACACACAGCTGTGGTCACTGGCATCCACAGGTCACCTGGAAGCCTCTACACCTGTTCATCTGATCGTACTGTCAAG GTACATATACCTTGTTCGCCTCCAAGGACATTGTGCACACTGCATCACCAAGCTGGAGTCAATGCG CTGAGTGTGGAGGCCGGAATCCTTGCTGTATCCTCAGGGAATGAATGTGTGGACATTTGGAGGCCCAGAAAATGA
- the dhps gene encoding deoxyhypusine synthase has translation MADHAPSVAMEAVLKPSCDLPEDMPKIRGYDFNQGIDLQAVLKSYLTTGFQASRLSLAIQEINQMIEKRLEPVEADEGNEYKESGETSSKLGCTIFLGYTSNLISSGVRESIRYLAEHKMVDVIVTTAGGIEEDFIKCLAHTYLGDFGLPGKDLRQRGINRIGNLLVPNDNYCKFEDWLMPILDQMLLEQNTEGMRWTPSKMIHRLGKEINNTDSVYYWAYKNNIPVFSPALTDGSLGDMIYFHSYRNPGLVLDIVEDIRKLNSQAVFAKRTGMIILGGGLVKHHISNANLMRNGADYAVFVNTGQEFDGSDSGASPDEAVSWGKIKTDAKPVKVYADASLVFPLIVAETFAFHAGKLTASKKTD, from the exons ATGGCAGACCATGCCccctctgttgccatggaggcTGTCCTTAAGCCCAGTTGCGACCTCCCAGAGGACATGCCAAAGATCAGAGGCTACGACTTCAACCAGGGGATTGACCTCCAGGCAGTGCTGAAGTCCTATCTTACCACAGGCTTCCAGGCCAGCAGGTTGAGCTTGGCCATCCAGGAGATCAACCAAATG ATAGAGAAGCGTCTCGAACCAGTGGAGGCAGATGAAGGAAATGAGTATAAAGAGTCTGGTGAAACCTCCAGCAAGTTGGGCTGCACCATCTTCCTGGGTTACACATCCAACCTCATTAGCTCTGGAGTCAGAGAGAGCATCCGCTACCTGGCAGAGCACAAAATG GTGGATGTGATTGTTACCACAGCTGGAGGCATAGAGGAGGATTTCATCAAGTGTCTGGCTCACACCTACTTGGGAGACTTCGGCCTGCCTGGCAAGGACCTCCGCCAGAGGGGCATCAACAG GATAGGGAATCTGTTGGTGCCCAATGATAACTACTGTAAGTTTGAAGACTGGCTGATGCCCATCCTGGATCAGATGCTGTTGGAGCAGAACACAGAG ggCATGCGTTGGACTCCCTCCAAAATGATCCATCGACTTGGCAAGGAGATCAATAATACTGACTCTGTCTACTACTGGGCGTACAAG AATAACATTCCAGTGTTCAGTCCTGCTCTGACAGACGGCTCTCTGGGCGACATGATCTACTTCCACTCCTACAGGAACCCAGGCTTGGTTTTGGACATAGTGGaag ATATTCGCAAGTTGAACAGCCAGGCAGTTTTTGCCAAAAGGACGGGAATGATCATCCTGGGAGGAGGGCTGGTCAAACACCACATATCCAATGCTAATCTCATG AGGAATGGAGCTGACTatgcagtgtttgtgaataCGGGTCAGGAGTTTGATGGCTCTGACTCTGGGGCCAGTCCTGATGAGGCGGTATCCTGGGGCAAGATCAAGACGGATGCCAAACCTGTTAAG GTGTACGCAGACGCCTCTTTAGTCTTCCCTCTGATAGTGGCCGAGACCTTCGCTTTCCACGCTGGCAAGCTGACTGCGAGCaagaaaacagattaa